CGGATTCAAACGCCTGCGCTCCGACATAATATAGTCTTGACCAGCGTTCTAAGTCCTCCTCTACCAGCTCACGGTTGAAAAAAATGACCGGAATATCATTTTTTTCTGCAAGATCAATGATCGCTGTCGGATCTGTTCTGTCCACCAGGTTGACACATATCACATCACATCCTTCTGTAACCATGTTTTCTACCTGACTGTTTTGTGTTGACTGGCTGGCTGCGGCATTATAAGTATCTATGTTAATCGAGATGCCCGTCTCCTCTTCCTTTTTCGTTGCATAATCATTAAAATCTTTCATCATTTCTGACACAAATGTATCATATTGATCATAAACAGAAATCCCGATCTTAATGCTCTTTTTGGCATCTTCTCTGCCACCACAGCCACAAATGACCGTGCTTCCTGCTAAAATTCCACCAATAATAACTGTTATTTTTTTATATCTTTTTATTTTCTTCAAGGATATTTCCCCCATTTGATATGCGGCAGACACTTCGCCCCTCAACCTGATATCTCTGCCCATTTATATCACTGTACAATAGGGAATAAAATCTTTTGATTTTCCTCATCATACAGATTTTCTTTTGTAATTGTAAGGAAACCGATTTCTTCTGTTTTTGCAGAAGATAACGGCTCCCGCAGTTGTCCTGCGATCGCTGCCACGCTTAAATACCCGATATTAAATTCATTCGGAACGATCAACGCCCTGATTTCTCCTTTGTCAAGGTAATAGACATTTTTTTCCGAACATCCGATTCCGTAAAGCTGGAATTTTATCTGTTTCTGTGCCTGAAGGTAGTCTACCGCCTGCTCTGTAGTATCATTGTCCAAAGACACCACAATATCCACTTTCTTTTTCTGCAGACACCATTCAAATGTATTATTTACGTTATCTTCATCGGACAAGTTCCATGCAATGGATGCACCGGCGGTCTGGATTTTATCCATGAAACCTTTCAGGCACTGCACTCCGGCAGTCTGTTTCTGATTTCCGGCAAGGATTCCAATATTAACTTCCGCTAAATTTTCACCATAATCCGCAATGACAGCCTCTGCAACTGCTGCCCCCATCTCATAAGACTGAGGCAGTATTGCCGCATACATTCCCTCTGCATCCACATCTGTCTCTGCCAGGATCATCTTATCAGAACCGATTTCCACTGCTGCGTCATCTGTGTAATTTCTGCTGTCACACATTTCAACGATCACACCCTTTGCCCCATTGTCAAGCTCCCTGTGGATGATCTGGTATTCTTCTTCGAGATTGAGAAAGTTCCCCGTTGATACAACATTCAACCGGATGTGATAATCCTCTGCGCCACGTTCAAGTCCCTCCCGGAAAGAAGTATACCTGTCGCTGCTGCTGTTTTCTACGATCACGGATACCGGATACCATTCCTCATCTTTATTGTCATCAAGCATCCCATATGTCGCAAAAGCAATAAATGCAATAATCACTATAATCACTGCCATTAAATACATTAAATTATTTTTTCCGGCCTGCTTCATAGCTGTTTTCTCCCTGCTTCTAACCGTTCCTGCTCTTCGGGTGTATATATAATATATGGCAGATGAATTCTTACCGTTGTGCCCTCATCCGGCACACTCTCTATTTCAAGACCATATTTTTCACCAAAACGCAGTCTGATCCGGTTATGCACATTTAAAAGTCCTACACCCGATCCACGTTTGTGTACACGATTATTTTCCCTCAGAAGCTGTTCGACCTCATTTTCCGGTATTCCAAGTCCATTATCCGTTACTTCAATATAGACATCATCATTACGCCGGTATCCCCGGACTTCGATCTCACCGTCTCCGTCCATACATTCCACGCCATAATAGATTGCATTTTCAAGCAACGGCTGCACCACCAGTTTTACCGTACAGCACTGCAGGATCTCTTCATCTATGTCAAACCGCACTTCAAAAATATTTTTATATCGGACTTTCTGGATATTCATATAGTTTCTGGCATGCTTTAACTCATCTTCCACACTTATGACCGTCTTTCCCCTGCTTAAACTGATGCGGAAAAGACTCGCTAACTGTGTGATCATAAACACTGCATCCTCATACCGCTCTCCCTCGATCATCCATACGATCGAATCTAATGTATTATACAGGAAATGAGGATTGATCTGTGACTGAAGTGCATCGAGTTCACTTTTCCTCTTTTCTTCCTGTTCAACCACAATATCCTGCATCAGCTGCCTTATCTGTTCCACAGTAGACTTAAGCGTGCGTCCTAAATGTTCGACCTCCATCGTTCCGCCGATATAAATAGACGGATTCAGGTTTCCTGACTCCCATTCCTTGACGGAGTTATTCAGCTTCTTCAAAGGCATTGCAATACTTGCTGACACCAGCTGATTTAAAAGAATCACAGCAAGCAGGCACACCGTCACTAACATGATCACAAAATATTTTGTACCGGTCATACCCATATCAAAAGAACTCATCGGTACAACACTGACGATCTTCCATCCGGTATAACTTACTGTCTTTACTGTAACAAGACGTTTTTCACCCAGAAAAGTCTCTTCTGTACTTCCATCCTCATATCCTGCGGCTTCGATGTTATTTTCCTGATAAAGATCCGTATAGATCAGTTTCTGTCTCGGATGATAAATGATCTCACCCTTACCATCGATCAGGTAAACATATTCCGATGAATTTCCAACATTTGCTTTCTTTAAGATCTGTTCAATACTGCTGTAATTCATATCAACCAAAAGGACTCCAAGCGTCGACGTTCCATTGCTTGTCAGCTCTACAGCCCGGCTTAAGGAGACGACCCAGTAATAGCGGTAGGTCGGATCATCAAACAGATTCTGCACATGCGGCGTGGAAAAATGCAGATTCTCCATCTGACCGACCGCATCGGTAAACCATTGCTGTGTTATGATATTCACCTGCTCTTTTTCATTTGCAACAGGTACCGCTGCCACAAGCTGCCCATCTCCTGTATAGCAGGCAATACTGATTAGATTATCTTTATTTGCTTCGTACAAAAGATTCATTTCTTCATCCATCGTGTCACTGGCAAGATCTTTATTCTTGATGACACTGTAATACATGGTATCCGAAATACGACGCATATTTCTGAGATAATCCTCCAGATTGATGGCGGTCTGATTTAAAAGCTGCCCTGTGCTCTCGATCGTCATCGTCTCCGCCCTGTTTGAAAACTGCCGGTAGAGCGTAACACCAAGAAATGACATACTGCAGATGGAAAGGATCGTAAACGAAATAGAGATCGTCACCTGAATACTGTGCGGTTTTACCAAATGTCTTATATATGCAGTTATCTCTTTTATTTTTTCCCTGATGTTTGACAAATTTATTTCCTTTTTTCTGCTTTGTATTTTGAAGGTGACATTCCAAACTGTTTCTTAAATGCATAGCTGAAATAATTTGGGTCTGAGTATCCTACTTTTTCTGCAATAACATATGTTTTCTCATCCTGATTTAATAGCAGATCCAGTGCCTGTTCCATCCGGTACTCCGTCAGATAATTGATAAAAGTTTTTCCGGTTTCTTTTTTAAACACCGTGGAAAAATATGCTGTACTCACAGAAAGATTTTTGCATACACTCTCCACATTAAGACTCGAATCTGCATAATGTTCCCTGACATACTCGACCGCTTTTGTCACAAATGATTTCGTCGTATCCTGTCTGCCATTCTGGATCATCTCCTGCATCTGGCATCCGGTCTTTAACAGCCAGCTTTCCAGTGCTTCTGGTGATTCCATCTGCATAACTTCCCGGTAAATATCACCGGTGCCACCAAAGATTTCATCCAGATTCAGTCCATTGAGCGTACCAAACCGGAAAATCTCAGCAATAAGTTCCGTGATAAATATCTGGTATTTCTGCAGTGATGCCCCCCGTCCGGATAACTGTGTAACGCTCTCTTTCACTGCTTCTTTTAAGGTTCTCTCATCCCCGGTCTTTATCTTTTTTAAGATATTCCCGATCAACTGTTCTTCCCACGGTTCTTCTGCACTGCCCTGTGGATCGATCTCTGCAATATTAATGGCTCTTGTATTTCCATAAATCACACGGTAGGAAACCGCATTACGCGCTCCCTGATAGGAAGCCGGAAGCTCTGCGATCTCATCACAGATTGCTCCGATTCCAGCGGTGACCTTTGCTCCGCAGACACGCTTCGCCAGTTTACAGAACTTATCCATTGCATTGGTATAAACTGTGATCTCTGCGGTATCTTTCAGCTGCGTGATCACAAGAATGTCTCCCAAGTAAAAGAATGTATTAGATCTCCACTTGTCCACAAACTGTTCTTCCGCAAGCTGTTTTACTGACATTCCAAGCAAAAACGGATCGAGTTCAAGCTGTGGATCTTGTGTGCTGATATGTAAGATCGTCGCTACATAATATGGACCGCTCCACGGTATCTGGTATTGTTTTAAATATTTGTCAATCTCAGATGCCGGGATACGTCCCTCTATCAGTGATGTATAAAAGTTTTCCTGCAATACCGGAAGACTTTCCATATAATATGCACGCAGTTTTTCGATATTGCGCTTCTCATCAAGTTCTCTGTCTAAGTTTGTCTTGATCCGCTCAAACACTTCCCGCAGTTCGTTTGAATTGATTGGTTTTAAAATATACTCCTCAGCCTCGATCTTTATAGCTTCTTTTGCATACTCAAATTCATCAAATCCGGAAAAAATAATGATTTTAATTTTCTGGTAAAGCTCTTTTAACTTTTTGCTTAAAGTCAATCCGTCCATGTAAGGCATTTTTATATCTGTCATTACAACATCCGGCTGAATTTCTTCCGCCAGTTCTAATGCTTCCACACCATTTCTTGCATATCCGGCAATACGAAATCCCATCGCTTCCCAGTCAAGTTTTTTCATGATAACAGAATATACTTCTTCCTCATCATCTACCAATAATACCGAATATAAATTCATTGTAACTTTCTCCTGCTAGTCTCCATATTTTGCATTCATATTATGCCATAAAATTCCAAGGATCACAGTGCAGATAATGATCTCTGCCACTGCAATATAGGTGTTCCAGAATAATAAAAACATCATGACAAGCGTTGCAACTGCAAAAAAGAACATCAGCTTTCCTGCAGCCTTTGCATAATTTTCTTCGTCTTTCACCGGCGGCTTATTTTTTCCGCGGATGGCTGAAATATCTTTCATAAACCATAAACGCATTCCATAATAGATCAAAATCACAAATAAAAGTAATGGGATTCCTGCTGTCTCTAAAATCTGTTCTGTAGTCATATAATCCTTGTTTTCCTTTCTTTTTCATAGAGAAAAAATAACGGCTGGTCTGTAACACCCAGCCGTTATTTTACAGTCCGATATAGAAATTATACCGTATCTTTTATTTTCTTGCTATATATTTTCTGATATCCAGAGAAATTGCTACGAAGATTACAACACCGATTGCGATGTACTGTGCGTTCGCATTCATTCCTAAGTACTGGAGTGCAACCTTTAATAACTCGAATACTGCAACACCGATGATAGCGGATGAAACTTTACCACGACCACCTGTTACGGATACACCACCGATCGTACATGCTGCGATTGCTTCCATCTCGTAACCATATCCGGTCTGAACAGATGCACCACCTGCTTTTGCGCCGAGCATGAATCCTGCAAGACCATACATAGCTGCTGCTTTCATGTAGATTAAGATCAATGTTTTCTTTACAGGAACACCTGCAACTTCTGCTGCCTGTGGGTTACCACCGATCGCATACATATATTTTCCATGACGAGTCATGTTGAAAATGAACCATGTGATTGCTGCCACAACAATTGCGATCCAGATCAGGTAGTTAATACCAAGGAATTTACCATTTGCTACATTTGTGTATGCTTCTACGTAACCACCAAGTGGTGTTGCGTTTGTTACGATAAGTCCAATACCATAAACGATTTCCATCATTGCTAAGGTTGCAATGAAAGGTGGTACATTTAAGTATGCAATAAAGATACCGGTTACAGTACCAAATGCTGCACAGATGAGCATTGCGATGATCGCTACTAAAAATACGTTCATAGGTTTCATATCCGGGAAGAATTTACCGGAGTAATCCAGACGCTGTAACAACATACCTGAGACACATGCACCAAAACCGATCATACGTCCTGCGGAAAGGTCACATCCTGCGGTGATAACACATCCTGCAATACCAAGTGCAATGACAAGTCGTGCACTCATATTCATAAGAATATTCATTAAGTTGTTGCTTGTAAAGAAGTTATTGGATGTTAAACCGGTATAGATTACCAGAATGAACATTACAATAATAACCCCGTTGTTGATCAAAAAATCTTTTACTTTCTGCTGTTTTGTCTTTCCCATTTTCGTCTCCTCCTATCGCATCAGAATCTTGTTGCGTATTCCATAATTTTTGCCTGTGTCATATCTTCCGGTTTCTCAACCTCACCGGTCAGTTTACCGTTACACATAACACAAATTCTGTCTGACATTCCAAGAAGCTCTGACATCTCTGAAGAAATCATGATGATTGCTTTTCCCTGTTTTGCTAAGTCACACATAATCTCATAAATCTCATGTTTTGCACCTACATCAATACCACGGGTAGGCTCATCCATGATCAGAACATCCGGATCGTTGGCTAACCATCTTGCAACGATTACTTTCTGCTGGTTACCTCCGGACAGATTGGAAATATGTTCTTTCATGCTCGGAGTCTTAATGCTTAATTTTTTAATACTGCTTGTTACGATCTCATTGATCTTTTTGTGATTTAAAACAAATCCTGCATTGAGATATTTGTTATAAATAGATACACCTACATTATCCTTTATGGACAGGCATCCGAAAATACCGTTTCCTCTTCGATCCTCAGTGATCAGACCAATTCCTGCATTCATCGCATCGATCGGATGTTTGATCTTTACCTTTTTGTCATGCATATAGATCTCACCGGATGCAATACCACGGATACCGAAGATTCCTTCCATAAGCTCTGTTCTCTGTGCACCTACCAGACCGCCAAATCCAAGGATCTCGCCTTTGTGGAGCTGAAAACTTACATTCTGGAATGATTTCGCATGAATGGAGCAAAGATTCTTTACTTCCATAACTACTTCATCACTCGGTTTGTTTTCTCTCGGTGGATATACATTGGTCAGCTCACGTCCAACCACCTTTGTGATGATCTGGTCTGTTGTCATCTCTGCTGCCGGCCAGGTTCCAACATATGTACCATCCCGCATGACCGTGATATCATCAGCGATCCGTTTGATCTCATCCATCTTATGTGAAATGTAAACCATTGCCACACCTTTGTCTCTTAGATCATTCATGATGCGGAACAATGCTTCTACTTCGTTATCGGAAAGAGAAGATGTCGGCTCATCAAAGATGATAACTTTCGC
The Roseburia rectibacter DNA segment above includes these coding regions:
- a CDS encoding response regulator, with translation MNLYSVLLVDDEEEVYSVIMKKLDWEAMGFRIAGYARNGVEALELAEEIQPDVVMTDIKMPYMDGLTLSKKLKELYQKIKIIIFSGFDEFEYAKEAIKIEAEEYILKPINSNELREVFERIKTNLDRELDEKRNIEKLRAYYMESLPVLQENFYTSLIEGRIPASEIDKYLKQYQIPWSGPYYVATILHISTQDPQLELDPFLLGMSVKQLAEEQFVDKWRSNTFFYLGDILVITQLKDTAEITVYTNAMDKFCKLAKRVCGAKVTAGIGAICDEIAELPASYQGARNAVSYRVIYGNTRAINIAEIDPQGSAEEPWEEQLIGNILKKIKTGDERTLKEAVKESVTQLSGRGASLQKYQIFITELIAEIFRFGTLNGLNLDEIFGGTGDIYREVMQMESPEALESWLLKTGCQMQEMIQNGRQDTTKSFVTKAVEYVREHYADSSLNVESVCKNLSVSTAYFSTVFKKETGKTFINYLTEYRMEQALDLLLNQDEKTYVIAEKVGYSDPNYFSYAFKKQFGMSPSKYKAEKRK
- a CDS encoding sugar ABC transporter ATP-binding protein yields the protein MAEYKLELRGVCKSFPGVKALDNVQLSLRPGTVHALMGENGAGKSTLMKCLFGIYKMDAGEIILDGEKVEINNPDEAMKKGIAMVHQELQPVPARSVAENMYLGRFPTKYGPLKVIDHKKMYEETAKWLKEVKMDFDPKAQLGSLFIGQMQSVEIAKAVSQQAKVIIFDEPTSSLSDNEVEALFRIMNDLRDKGVAMVYISHKMDEIKRIADDITVMRDGTYVGTWPAAEMTTDQIITKVVGRELTNVYPPRENKPSDEVVMEVKNLCSIHAKSFQNVSFQLHKGEILGFGGLVGAQRTELMEGIFGIRGIASGEIYMHDKKVKIKHPIDAMNAGIGLITEDRRGNGIFGCLSIKDNVGVSIYNKYLNAGFVLNHKKINEIVTSSIKKLSIKTPSMKEHISNLSGGNQQKVIVARWLANDPDVLIMDEPTRGIDVGAKHEIYEIMCDLAKQGKAIIMISSEMSELLGMSDRICVMCNGKLTGEVEKPEDMTQAKIMEYATRF
- a CDS encoding substrate-binding domain-containing protein, producing MKQAGKNNLMYLMAVIIVIIAFIAFATYGMLDDNKDEEWYPVSVIVENSSSDRYTSFREGLERGAEDYHIRLNVVSTGNFLNLEEEYQIIHRELDNGAKGVIVEMCDSRNYTDDAAVEIGSDKMILAETDVDAEGMYAAILPQSYEMGAAVAEAVIADYGENLAEVNIGILAGNQKQTAGVQCLKGFMDKIQTAGASIAWNLSDEDNVNNTFEWCLQKKKVDIVVSLDNDTTEQAVDYLQAQKQIKFQLYGIGCSEKNVYYLDKGEIRALIVPNEFNIGYLSVAAIAGQLREPLSSAKTEEIGFLTITKENLYDEENQKILFPIVQ
- a CDS encoding galactose/methyl galactoside ABC transporter permease MglC, encoding MGKTKQQKVKDFLINNGVIIVMFILVIYTGLTSNNFFTSNNLMNILMNMSARLVIALGIAGCVITAGCDLSAGRMIGFGACVSGMLLQRLDYSGKFFPDMKPMNVFLVAIIAMLICAAFGTVTGIFIAYLNVPPFIATLAMMEIVYGIGLIVTNATPLGGYVEAYTNVANGKFLGINYLIWIAIVVAAITWFIFNMTRHGKYMYAIGGNPQAAEVAGVPVKKTLILIYMKAAAMYGLAGFMLGAKAGGASVQTGYGYEMEAIAACTIGGVSVTGGRGKVSSAIIGVAVFELLKVALQYLGMNANAQYIAIGVVIFVAISLDIRKYIARK
- a CDS encoding sensor histidine kinase; translated protein: MNLSNIREKIKEITAYIRHLVKPHSIQVTISISFTILSICSMSFLGVTLYRQFSNRAETMTIESTGQLLNQTAINLEDYLRNMRRISDTMYYSVIKNKDLASDTMDEEMNLLYEANKDNLISIACYTGDGQLVAAVPVANEKEQVNIITQQWFTDAVGQMENLHFSTPHVQNLFDDPTYRYYWVVSLSRAVELTSNGTSTLGVLLVDMNYSSIEQILKKANVGNSSEYVYLIDGKGEIIYHPRQKLIYTDLYQENNIEAAGYEDGSTEETFLGEKRLVTVKTVSYTGWKIVSVVPMSSFDMGMTGTKYFVIMLVTVCLLAVILLNQLVSASIAMPLKKLNNSVKEWESGNLNPSIYIGGTMEVEHLGRTLKSTVEQIRQLMQDIVVEQEEKRKSELDALQSQINPHFLYNTLDSIVWMIEGERYEDAVFMITQLASLFRISLSRGKTVISVEDELKHARNYMNIQKVRYKNIFEVRFDIDEEILQCCTVKLVVQPLLENAIYYGVECMDGDGEIEVRGYRRNDDVYIEVTDNGLGIPENEVEQLLRENNRVHKRGSGVGLLNVHNRIRLRFGEKYGLEIESVPDEGTTVRIHLPYIIYTPEEQERLEAGRKQL